Proteins found in one Streptococcus iniae genomic segment:
- a CDS encoding metal ABC transporter substrate-binding protein has translation MFKKISLAFAMLLSIFCITACSSQQQASKDKKLDVVVTNSIIADMTKNIAGKKINLHSIVPIGQDPHEYEPLPEDVEKTTNADLIFYNGINLEDGGQAWFTKLVKNAKKTKNKDYFAVSDGIDVIYLEGENEKGKEDPHAWLNLENGVIYSKNIAKQLMAKDPENKDYYQKNLDAYVAKLEKLDQEAKSAFDKIPDNKKVIVTSEGCFKYFSKAYKVPSAYIWEINTEEEGTPDQISSLIEKLKAKKPSALFVESSVDSRPMKSVSKDSGIPIYSEIFTDSVAKKGQDGDSYYAMMKWNLDKISEGLAK, from the coding sequence ATGTTTAAAAAAATAAGCCTAGCTTTTGCGATGCTCTTGTCCATTTTTTGTATAACTGCATGCTCAAGTCAACAACAAGCCTCTAAAGATAAGAAACTTGATGTTGTCGTAACCAATTCAATCATTGCTGATATGACAAAAAATATTGCAGGTAAAAAAATTAATTTGCACAGTATTGTCCCAATTGGTCAAGATCCCCATGAGTATGAGCCGTTGCCAGAAGATGTTGAAAAAACAACAAATGCAGACCTCATTTTTTACAATGGTATTAATTTAGAAGATGGTGGGCAAGCCTGGTTTACGAAACTTGTTAAAAATGCTAAGAAAACCAAAAACAAAGACTATTTTGCAGTCAGTGATGGTATTGATGTGATCTACCTTGAAGGTGAAAATGAAAAAGGTAAAGAAGATCCACACGCATGGTTGAACCTTGAAAATGGGGTGATTTATTCCAAAAATATTGCTAAACAATTAATGGCAAAAGATCCCGAAAATAAAGACTACTATCAAAAGAATTTGGATGCCTATGTAGCTAAATTGGAAAAATTAGACCAAGAAGCGAAATCTGCATTTGATAAAATTCCTGACAATAAAAAAGTAATTGTTACCAGTGAAGGCTGTTTCAAATATTTCTCAAAAGCTTACAAAGTGCCGTCAGCTTATATTTGGGAAATCAATACTGAAGAAGAAGGAACACCAGACCAAATTTCAAGTTTAATTGAGAAGTTGAAAGCTAAAAAACCATCAGCACTCTTTGTTGAATCAAGTGTTGATAGCCGTCCAATGAAATCTGTTTCAAAAGACAGTGGTATTCCAATTTACTCTGAGATTTTTACAGACTCAGTTGCTAAAAAAGGTCAAGACGGTGATAGTTACTATGCCATGATGAAATGGAATTTAGATAAAATTTCAGAAGGCTTAGCAAAATAA
- a CDS encoding metal-dependent transcriptional regulator has product MTPNKEDYLKCIYELGEQFPKMSNKMIAEKMQVSPPAVSEMIKKMLSQEWILKDKAKGYLLTDKGASLVANLYRKHRLIELFLITQLGYKSHEIHQEAEVLEHTVSDLFIDRLDKNLGYPEFCPHGGSIPRKDQPLIEQSTVTLNKIDQLGQYRLSRVHDDYQLLQYLDMHQLEINTIFTIEMIDPYAKTHTIAYLDKRLYIPENIARQLYVTKC; this is encoded by the coding sequence ATGACGCCTAACAAAGAAGATTATTTAAAATGTATTTATGAACTGGGTGAACAATTCCCCAAAATGTCTAACAAAATGATTGCAGAAAAAATGCAGGTGTCACCACCCGCTGTTTCTGAAATGATTAAAAAAATGCTTAGTCAAGAATGGATTCTCAAAGATAAAGCAAAAGGCTATTTATTAACAGATAAAGGAGCTAGCCTAGTAGCTAATCTTTATCGCAAACACCGCTTGATTGAACTCTTTTTAATCACCCAATTAGGTTACAAATCTCATGAAATTCATCAGGAAGCAGAAGTTTTAGAACATACCGTATCTGATCTTTTCATTGATAGATTGGATAAAAACTTAGGCTACCCTGAGTTTTGCCCACATGGTGGTAGCATTCCAAGAAAAGACCAACCATTAATTGAACAAAGCACTGTCACATTAAATAAAATTGATCAACTCGGTCAATACCGTTTAAGCCGTGTTCATGATGATTACCAGCTCTTGCAATATCTTGATATGCACCAATTAGAAATCAATACAATCTTTACCATAGAAATGATTGACCCTTATGCTAAAACACACACCATCGCTTACTTAGACAAAAGACTTTACATCCCAGAGAATATTGCCCGCCAACTATATGTCACAAAATGCTAA
- a CDS encoding 5'-methylthioadenosine/adenosylhomocysteine nucleosidase, whose protein sequence is MKIGIIAAMAQELELLVDKLEDKTCHEVLRNTYYCGKIANHDIVLVQSGVGKVMSAMTVAILVDRFEVDALINTGSAGAVARGLAIGDVVVADRLVYHDVDLTAFGYDYGQMSMQPLYFDCDQTFVDTFKEVLQQENNPSHMGLIATGDSFIAGQEKINQIKAAFPDVLAVEMEGAAIAQAAHATGKPFVVIRAMSDTAAHDANISFDHFIIEAGKKSAATLMTFLQQLH, encoded by the coding sequence ATGAAAATTGGAATTATTGCTGCCATGGCGCAGGAATTAGAACTTTTAGTTGATAAACTAGAGGACAAAACATGCCATGAGGTCTTAAGGAACACATACTATTGTGGTAAGATTGCTAATCATGATATTGTTTTAGTACAATCTGGTGTTGGTAAAGTCATGTCAGCCATGACAGTAGCCATTTTAGTTGATCGCTTTGAGGTTGATGCTTTAATTAACACCGGTTCAGCTGGAGCAGTGGCAAGAGGTTTAGCTATTGGTGATGTCGTTGTTGCAGATCGTTTAGTCTACCATGATGTTGATTTAACAGCTTTTGGCTATGACTATGGGCAAATGTCGATGCAACCCTTATATTTTGATTGTGATCAAACCTTTGTTGACACCTTCAAAGAGGTCTTGCAGCAAGAAAATAATCCCAGTCATATGGGCTTGATTGCGACGGGTGATAGTTTTATAGCAGGTCAAGAAAAAATTAATCAAATCAAAGCGGCTTTTCCAGATGTTTTAGCAGTTGAAATGGAAGGAGCAGCTATTGCTCAGGCAGCACATGCAACAGGTAAACCTTTTGTTGTCATAAGAGCTATGAGTGATACAGCAGCTCATGATGCCAATATCAGTTTTGATCACTTTATTATTGAAGCTGGAAAAAAATCAGCAGCAACTTTAATGACTTTTTTACAACAATTACATTAA
- the macP gene encoding cell wall synthase accessory phosphoprotein MacP, translating into MGKSLLTDEIIAKANRGEPIDDDYAVDSDTKIMTFLEDDFQDHEDRIYKSRRIENAKRSEFQSKLNLLLLALLILIALLIYAVFNL; encoded by the coding sequence ATGGGAAAATCTTTATTAACTGATGAGATTATTGCCAAAGCTAATCGTGGTGAGCCAATTGATGATGATTATGCTGTTGATTCAGATACCAAAATCATGACTTTTTTAGAGGACGATTTTCAAGACCACGAAGACCGTATTTACAAAAGCCGTCGAATTGAAAATGCAAAACGCAGCGAGTTTCAGTCAAAGCTCAATCTCTTATTGTTGGCCTTACTTATTCTGATTGCACTATTGATATATGCAGTTTTTAATCTATAA
- a CDS encoding NUDIX hydrolase gives MDFEEKNLKRQEIFHGKIFDVVVDDVELPNGLGQSKRELVLHKGAVAILAVTPENKLIIVKQYRKAIEAVSYEIPAGKLEVGEAGAEMEAAARELEEETQYSGDLSFIYEFYTAIGFCNEKIKLFLAKNLEKVSHPRPLDADETIEILELSYQECQAMVEKGQIVDAKTIMAIQFYGLTCGGI, from the coding sequence GTGGACTTTGAAGAAAAAAACCTAAAAAGACAAGAAATTTTTCACGGCAAGATTTTTGATGTTGTCGTTGATGATGTGGAACTACCAAACGGTTTAGGTCAATCCAAACGTGAACTTGTCTTGCATAAAGGAGCAGTCGCTATTTTAGCAGTCACTCCGGAAAATAAACTGATTATTGTAAAACAATACCGCAAGGCGATTGAAGCAGTATCCTACGAAATTCCAGCGGGCAAACTTGAAGTTGGAGAAGCAGGAGCAGAGATGGAGGCTGCTGCGCGTGAATTAGAAGAAGAAACTCAATACTCTGGTGATTTATCTTTTATTTATGAGTTTTACACAGCTATTGGATTTTGTAATGAAAAGATAAAGCTTTTTCTTGCCAAAAATTTAGAAAAAGTTTCTCATCCAAGACCGCTTGATGCCGATGAAACCATTGAAATTTTAGAACTTTCTTATCAAGAGTGCCAAGCGATGGTTGAAAAAGGGCAGATTGTTGATGCTAAAACGATCATGGCGATCCAATTCTATGGTTTGACGTGTGGAGGAATCTAA
- the glmU gene encoding bifunctional UDP-N-acetylglucosamine diphosphorylase/glucosamine-1-phosphate N-acetyltransferase GlmU: MKNYAIILAAGKGTRMKSDLPKVLHKVTGLTMLEHVFRSVSAIKPEKNVTVIGHKSDLVKEVLADRSAFALQTEQLGTGHAVMMAEEMLADLEGTTLVIAGDTPLITGESLTNLIEFHVNHKNVATILTANAKDPFGYGRVIRNKDGEVLKIVEQKDATEFEQEVKEINTGTYVFDNKRLFEALKNITTDNAQGEYYLTDVISIFRENKEKVGAYILRDFNESLGVNDRLALATAESVMRGRINKAHMINGVTFQNPDATYIESDVIVEPDVLIEANVTLRGKTKIGAASVLTNGSYLVDAEIGQNVVITNSTIEESMIGSGVTVGPYAHIRPGSQLEKDVHIGNFVEVKGSTIGEGTKSGHLTYIGNAEIGSGVNIGAGTITVNYDGQNKFKTRIGDNVFIGSNSTLIAPLEIGDNALTAAGSTITEDVTNDSLAIARSRQVIKAGYAEQLPHHPKNCQK, encoded by the coding sequence ATGAAAAACTACGCAATTATTTTGGCTGCGGGTAAAGGTACCCGTATGAAATCAGACCTTCCAAAAGTACTTCACAAAGTTACTGGTTTAACCATGCTTGAGCATGTTTTTAGAAGTGTTTCGGCAATTAAACCTGAAAAAAATGTGACAGTAATTGGTCACAAATCAGACCTTGTTAAAGAGGTTTTGGCAGATCGTTCAGCATTTGCTTTACAAACTGAACAATTAGGAACAGGTCATGCCGTGATGATGGCAGAAGAGATGTTAGCAGATCTTGAGGGGACAACCCTTGTTATTGCTGGAGACACTCCTTTAATCACTGGGGAGAGTTTAACAAATTTGATTGAATTCCATGTTAACCATAAGAATGTGGCAACCATTTTAACAGCTAATGCCAAAGATCCCTTTGGTTATGGCCGTGTTATCCGCAATAAAGATGGTGAAGTGCTTAAAATAGTTGAACAAAAAGACGCAACCGAATTTGAACAAGAAGTCAAAGAAATTAATACAGGAACTTATGTATTTGATAATAAACGTCTTTTTGAAGCTCTAAAAAATATTACTACTGATAATGCCCAAGGAGAATACTACCTCACTGATGTTATCTCTATTTTTAGAGAAAATAAGGAAAAAGTAGGTGCCTATATTCTTAGGGACTTTAATGAAAGTTTAGGGGTTAATGACCGCCTTGCCTTAGCAACAGCTGAGTCTGTTATGCGTGGGCGAATTAACAAAGCGCACATGATTAATGGTGTTACTTTCCAAAACCCAGATGCTACTTATATTGAAAGTGATGTTATTGTGGAGCCAGATGTGTTGATTGAAGCAAACGTTACTTTAAGAGGGAAAACAAAAATTGGTGCAGCTTCTGTTTTAACCAATGGCAGTTATTTGGTTGATGCAGAAATTGGACAAAATGTTGTCATCACAAATTCAACCATTGAAGAGTCTATGATTGGATCAGGTGTTACAGTTGGTCCTTACGCCCATATTAGACCGGGTTCACAGCTTGAAAAAGATGTTCATATTGGTAATTTTGTTGAGGTTAAAGGCTCTACAATTGGTGAGGGCACTAAATCTGGTCATTTAACCTACATTGGTAATGCAGAAATTGGATCAGGTGTTAACATTGGCGCAGGTACAATTACAGTAAACTATGACGGTCAAAATAAATTTAAAACGCGTATCGGTGACAATGTCTTTATTGGAAGCAACTCGACTTTAATTGCACCACTTGAAATTGGGGATAATGCCTTAACAGCTGCAGGATCAACCATTACAGAGGATGTGACAAATGATAGTCTTGCTATTGCAAGAAGCCGTCAAGTAATTAAAGCCGGTTATGCTGAGCAATTACCGCACCATCCTAAGAACTGTCAAAAATAA
- a CDS encoding Gfo/Idh/MocA family protein, whose product MKLAIIGTGKIVEDALPALKEVEGIHLQTIISTPRSIEKAKALAKSYGIAEVSDQFESAIKSSAVDTVYVATPNHLHYAMAKQALLAGKHVICEKPFTMTLAELDDLIQIAKANKVILLEAITNQYLGNFHFMKEHLQQLGDIKIVECNYSQYSSRYDAFKQGEIAPAFDPEKGGGALRDLNIYNIHIIVGLFGLPKSVNYLPNIERQIDTSGILVLDYQNFKVIAIAAKDCSAEIRSTIQGNKGSMVILGATNTVPQLALSLNGHDTKWVNANQHEHRMVAEFEAFEAIIAKKDYALAESSLKHSYQVMTVLEKALESLL is encoded by the coding sequence ATGAAATTAGCAATTATCGGAACAGGAAAAATAGTGGAAGATGCTTTACCTGCTTTAAAAGAAGTTGAGGGCATTCACTTACAGACCATAATTTCAACACCAAGAAGTATTGAAAAGGCCAAAGCCCTTGCTAAAAGTTATGGTATTGCTGAAGTTAGTGACCAATTTGAAAGTGCAATAAAGAGTTCTGCAGTCGACACGGTCTATGTGGCAACGCCAAATCATTTGCATTATGCAATGGCTAAACAAGCATTATTAGCTGGAAAACATGTCATCTGTGAAAAGCCTTTTACCATGACCTTAGCAGAACTTGATGACTTGATTCAGATTGCCAAGGCAAATAAAGTGATACTTCTAGAAGCCATCACAAATCAGTATTTGGGAAACTTTCACTTTATGAAAGAGCACTTACAACAATTAGGAGACATTAAAATTGTAGAATGCAATTATTCTCAGTATTCTTCAAGGTATGATGCTTTTAAACAAGGAGAAATTGCGCCAGCTTTTGACCCTGAAAAGGGTGGAGGGGCTTTACGAGATCTCAATATCTATAACATTCATATTATTGTCGGTTTATTTGGCCTTCCAAAGTCAGTTAACTATCTTCCTAATATTGAAAGGCAGATTGATACTTCAGGCATTCTTGTCTTGGATTATCAGAATTTTAAGGTCATTGCTATCGCTGCCAAAGACTGTAGTGCAGAAATCCGTTCTACTATTCAAGGAAATAAAGGTTCAATGGTTATTTTAGGGGCAACAAATACAGTTCCTCAGTTGGCTTTGAGTTTGAACGGACACGACACAAAATGGGTTAATGCTAACCAGCATGAGCACCGTATGGTTGCTGAATTTGAAGCATTTGAAGCTATTATTGCAAAGAAAGATTATGCTCTAGCTGAGTCATCTTTAAAACATAGTTATCAAGTTATGACTGTTCTTGAAAAAGCACTTGAAAGCTTGCTATAA
- a CDS encoding 3-oxoacyl-ACP reductase, which yields MTKTVLVTGVSSGIGLEQARLFLEKGYQVYGVDRASKPDLAGNFTFIKQDISMDLSPIFEQVTSIDILCNTAGVLDAYQPLLEVDMDEFEQVFATNVFAAAKLSQFYVKEMQKQQSGIIINMCSIASFIAGGGGAAYTASKHALAGLTRQLALDYAADGIQVFGIAPGAVKTGMTASDFEPGGLSDWVAEETPIKRWIAPIEVAEVTLFLASGRAFGMQGEILKIDGGWSLK from the coding sequence ATGACTAAAACAGTACTTGTTACGGGTGTTTCATCAGGTATTGGTCTTGAGCAAGCTCGCCTTTTTTTGGAAAAAGGCTATCAGGTTTATGGTGTTGATAGGGCTTCAAAGCCTGATTTAGCAGGAAACTTTACCTTTATCAAACAGGATATCAGTATGGATTTAAGTCCTATATTTGAACAAGTGACTTCAATAGATATTCTTTGTAATACAGCTGGTGTCCTAGATGCCTATCAGCCTCTTTTAGAGGTTGATATGGATGAGTTTGAACAGGTTTTTGCGACTAATGTGTTTGCAGCAGCTAAACTCAGTCAGTTTTATGTGAAAGAAATGCAAAAACAGCAGTCAGGAATCATTATTAACATGTGTTCAATTGCAAGTTTCATCGCTGGTGGTGGAGGAGCGGCCTACACAGCTAGTAAACATGCTCTAGCTGGATTAACTCGCCAGCTAGCATTGGATTATGCGGCAGACGGCATTCAAGTTTTTGGGATAGCCCCAGGTGCCGTAAAGACAGGTATGACGGCTAGTGACTTTGAGCCAGGAGGACTATCTGATTGGGTAGCAGAAGAAACTCCGATTAAACGTTGGATTGCCCCAATTGAAGTAGCGGAGGTAACCCTCTTTTTGGCTTCTGGTAGAGCTTTTGGCATGCAAGGTGAGATTCTTAAAATTGATGGCGGATGGAGCCTTAAATAA
- a CDS encoding DUF2829 domain-containing protein, which produces MTFEEILPGLKAKKKYVRQGWGGAENYVQLFDRIEVEGKALEVTPYFLIHVSGDGEGFSMWAPTPCDVLASDWIEVND; this is translated from the coding sequence ATGACATTTGAAGAAATTCTACCGGGTTTAAAAGCGAAAAAGAAATATGTCCGTCAAGGTTGGGGGGGCGCAGAAAATTATGTTCAACTTTTTGATAGGATTGAAGTTGAAGGAAAGGCTTTAGAAGTCACCCCATATTTTTTAATTCATGTTAGTGGTGATGGAGAAGGTTTTTCCATGTGGGCACCGACACCTTGTGATGTATTGGCCAGTGATTGGATTGAAGTCAATGACTAA
- a CDS encoding isochorismatase family protein yields the protein MNRDSALEDFNARIDLYRKKDKNIIFIQHNDLSLKNGTPEWKIDERLHLNKNDLCIQKTHANAFYKTDLLNKLIDKNTKSIEFCGAQTEYCVNATVEFAFGLGFDNFMKKGHTSTENNEFLSAQKTVEYFENNIWNNRFLKIID from the coding sequence ATAAATCGAGATAGCGCTTTAGAAGACTTTAATGCTAGAATTGATTTATATCGCAAGAAAGATAAAAATATAATATTTATTCAACATAACGATTTAAGTTTAAAAAATGGGACACCAGAATGGAAAATTGATGAAAGATTACATCTAAATAAAAATGATCTCTGTATTCAAAAGACACATGCTAACGCATTTTATAAAACAGACTTACTTAATAAATTAATAGATAAAAATACAAAATCTATTGAGTTCTGTGGTGCTCAAACTGAATATTGTGTTAATGCAACGGTTGAATTCGCATTTGGATTAGGATTTGATAATTTTATGAAAAAGGGACATACTTCAACAGAAAATAATGAATTTTTAAGTGCACAAAAAACAGTTGAATATTTTGAAAATAATATATGGAATAATAGATTTTTAAAAATTATAGATTAA
- a CDS encoding magnesium transporter CorA family protein, whose amino-acid sequence MKEIRNKVFTMYMANADNPNDLRLLSQSMEMNQEILNYASDKNELSHLEYDKEEKSLFLIYNVLDMSKEDYHYQTLPITFYVCQDKLVTIYKDKSAYLINQMEQLLQKNEGYSLYKFLFSVLFLISKNYFPSVENLNQERNRLNLLLRERTSKRELLELSDLETGLVYLVSSSKQNVLLINQIKGLSNYLNLSDSEMEQLDDALIEAKQLLEMTQLSSQVLAQLEGTYNNVLNNELNDTMKILTLLSILLTIPSIVTGFFGINVPLPTVLTHHPLGWVMVIGISVILWFVMAMILKVMMNYRKK is encoded by the coding sequence GTGAAAGAAATCCGAAATAAGGTATTTACCATGTACATGGCTAACGCAGACAATCCAAATGATTTGCGTTTATTGAGCCAATCCATGGAAATGAATCAAGAAATTTTAAACTATGCCTCTGATAAAAATGAGTTATCTCACTTAGAATATGATAAGGAAGAGAAATCTCTATTTTTAATCTATAACGTTTTAGACATGTCTAAAGAGGATTACCATTACCAAACACTTCCAATTACTTTTTATGTCTGTCAAGATAAGCTGGTGACAATTTATAAGGATAAAAGTGCCTATCTGATAAATCAGATGGAGCAGTTGTTGCAAAAAAATGAGGGTTACAGTCTTTATAAGTTCTTATTTAGTGTTTTGTTTTTAATTTCTAAAAATTACTTTCCATCCGTTGAAAATCTTAATCAAGAACGAAATCGTCTAAATTTATTATTGCGTGAAAGAACCAGTAAACGTGAACTTTTAGAATTGTCGGATTTAGAAACAGGCTTGGTTTATCTGGTGTCTTCTAGCAAACAAAATGTGCTTCTTATTAATCAAATTAAAGGTTTAAGCAACTACCTAAACTTAAGTGATAGTGAAATGGAACAATTAGACGATGCTCTCATTGAAGCAAAGCAGTTACTTGAGATGACCCAACTGTCGTCACAAGTCTTAGCTCAACTTGAGGGAACCTATAATAATGTGCTTAATAATGAATTAAATGACACCATGAAAATCTTGACCCTCTTATCTATTTTATTAACTATTCCAAGTATTGTGACAGGTTTTTTTGGGATTAACGTGCCTTTGCCAACAGTTTTAACACACCATCCATTGGGCTGGGTTATGGTGATTGGCATTTCTGTTATCCTTTGGTTTGTGATGGCCATGATTTTAAAAGTCATGATGAACTATCGAAAAAAATAA
- the brnQ gene encoding branched-chain amino acid transport system II carrier protein, producing MVKKGFLTGLLLFGIFFGAGNLIFPPALGVDSGQQFWPAILGFCLSGVGLAIITLLVGTLTNGGFKKEMDQKFSPWFSLGFLILLYLTIGPLFAIPRTATVSFEVGLSPIVGNSPIALFIFTIFFFLAAYLLAIKPNNILNSVGKILTPIFALLILLLVVVGALKFGHLDSPLASADYAKNAFGSGVLAGYNTLDALASVAFCLVATETLKQFGFKSKKEYLSTIWVVGLVTSLAFSILYLGLAFLGNKFVIPADVLANPNVNKGAYVLAQSSYQLFGSFGRLFLSIMVILTCFTTTVGLIVSVSEFFDQNLSFGHYKWYATVFTLVGFGIANLGLNTVIAFSVPVLTLLYPIVIVLVLIILLNKWLALSKKGMSLTIALVTIVSLLEVLSGLIALPLLTRLVTVLPFHSISMSWLLPTMLGLALALLLPDKQKGEAFDLSQFEKAQ from the coding sequence ATGGTTAAAAAAGGCTTTTTAACAGGCTTACTTTTATTTGGAATATTTTTTGGAGCGGGAAACCTCATTTTTCCTCCTGCTTTAGGCGTTGATTCAGGCCAGCAGTTTTGGCCGGCTATTTTAGGTTTTTGCCTATCCGGTGTTGGTTTAGCCATTATTACCTTACTGGTTGGGACGCTAACAAATGGTGGCTTTAAAAAAGAAATGGATCAAAAATTTAGCCCATGGTTCTCGCTTGGCTTTTTGATTCTTCTTTACTTAACCATTGGCCCGCTCTTTGCCATTCCAAGAACGGCAACAGTCTCTTTTGAAGTTGGCTTAAGCCCTATTGTAGGTAATAGCCCTATTGCTCTTTTTATCTTCACCATCTTCTTTTTCCTAGCAGCTTACCTCCTAGCAATTAAGCCAAATAACATTTTAAATAGTGTTGGTAAAATTTTAACCCCAATTTTTGCCCTTTTAATCCTCCTTTTGGTAGTGGTTGGAGCTCTAAAATTTGGGCATTTAGACAGTCCACTTGCTAGTGCTGATTATGCTAAAAACGCTTTTGGTAGTGGTGTTTTAGCAGGTTATAATACTTTAGATGCCCTAGCGTCAGTTGCTTTTTGTTTGGTGGCGACTGAAACATTAAAACAGTTTGGCTTTAAGAGTAAAAAAGAATACCTGTCAACCATTTGGGTAGTTGGTCTTGTCACTAGTTTAGCCTTTAGTATCCTCTATTTAGGGCTTGCCTTTTTGGGCAATAAATTTGTGATTCCGGCAGATGTTTTAGCCAATCCAAATGTTAATAAAGGTGCCTATGTTTTAGCGCAATCATCTTATCAATTGTTTGGCTCATTTGGTCGTCTTTTTTTAAGTATCATGGTCATTCTCACTTGTTTTACAACGACAGTTGGTTTGATTGTGTCTGTTTCTGAATTTTTTGATCAAAACCTTTCTTTTGGCCATTACAAATGGTATGCAACAGTCTTTACTTTAGTTGGATTTGGTATTGCGAACTTAGGCTTGAATACAGTAATTGCGTTTTCAGTACCAGTATTAACCTTACTTTACCCAATTGTTATTGTGCTTGTCCTTATTATTCTTCTTAATAAATGGCTGGCACTGTCTAAAAAGGGAATGTCACTAACCATAGCTTTAGTCACGATAGTTTCCCTTCTTGAAGTTCTCTCTGGGCTTATTGCTCTGCCTCTTTTAACGCGTCTGGTTACAGTTTTGCCCTTTCATTCTATCTCCATGTCTTGGTTATTGCCGACCATGCTTGGATTAGCGCTAGCATTGCTTTTACCTGATAAACAAAAAGGTGAAGCATTTGACCTGTCACAATTTGAAAAGGCACAATAG